The DNA region TAACTGTTTCCTCTATCCCTTCTACTGCTCTCTTTGTCTGGTTTACATCAACAGGCTCTGCTGTTACATCAGCATATACAATAAGTTGTTCCTCTGTCACGGCAATCTGGGCATTGAAGGCTGGAATTGAGGTGTTGCTCTTGTGCATGAAGCTGGCTTCCACATCTGTAAGACTTACTCTCGATTCGTCTTCTTTTCCTAACTCTTGTGCTTTTTTGATAACCGCCTCTATTTTCCGAATCCTGTCTTGAATCTTTTCTATTTCTTTAGGAAGCTCGTCTCCACGTCTGTAAATGCCGTGTATGTTGTCTTCTTCTTTGTCTATGTCTTCAGCCTCGCTTATTATCCTCTGTGCTTCGTCTTTTGCCTCTTTTAGCAGCTCTTTCCAGTCCTCTAATTTCTTGAATGTATCTATGCCGCTGTTGGCTCTGACCTTGCTTCCATCTAATGCTACAAGACCCATCGTTGCCATCCCCATTGTCTTTGCTACTATTATTACATCTGTGAATATCTTCTCTAATGCCTCTTTGTTATTTGTGCGGAACAGGCAAAGGGTTCTAAAGTCTGGCTTCTCTAATCCCGCCAACCACATAAATACTATGTCCTGCCCAAGTTTTTCTTCTATCTTTCTGCTTGAACGCACTCCTGTGGCATATCCCCATAAAAGCACTTTTATCATCATCGCTGGATGATATGCAGGACGGCCTTCTTCCTTTGATTCCCTGAATGCGGTTGTATCTATTTTGTCTATTATCTCTGAAAATACTCTCGCAGGATTATCACTTCTAACCCATTCATTCAGACTCGGAGGAAGAAGAAACATCTGGTCTTGTTCGTAAGGTCTTAAAGGCATCAGATAACCTCCTCAAATATATTTGTGCCTTTAATTTATCATATTTGTAGGTTGGAAAGGGTGGTAGTTTTTAGACAGGCTCCACTTCCCGTGTTTTTATTTCTTAGACCTGGGTCGTCCTCCCTTTTTAGGAAAAATGTCTTGTCCTAACATTTTCTCAAGTTTCTTTATAAATACCTTCCTGCCAAGAGGTCTGCCTGTAGATGTCGCCTTCCTGATAGACGCCTCTATCTCTGTATCCTCTTCCTTTATAAATTTTCTGTAAGATTTCATTTCCTTCTCATCAAACCAACTCTCATCGGAAAGCACATCGTCTTTAATCCCTAACACATGAGCCCTTGCACTTGACCATGGATATTCTTCTGCCTTCTTAACAAGCTTCGCCCTTACCGGATTCCGCTCTATGT from Nitrospirota bacterium includes:
- a CDS encoding IS1182 family transposase, whose translation is MPLRPYEQDQMFLLPPSLNEWVRSDNPARVFSEIIDKIDTTAFRESKEEGRPAYHPAMMIKVLLWGYATGVRSSRKIEEKLGQDIVFMWLAGLEKPDFRTLCLFRTNNKEALEKIFTDVIIVAKTMGMATMGLVALDGSKVRANSGIDTFKKLEDWKELLKEAKDEAQRIISEAEDIDKEEDNIHGIYRRGDELPKEIEKIQDRIRKIEAVIKKAQELGKEDESRVSLTDVEASFMHKSNTSIPAFNAQIAVTEEQLIVYADVTAEPVDVNQTKRAVEGIEETVKEKPKIVVADTGYAGGNNFKYLEDNKIDGYIPSEDERHIGGRKRQKAMERLFAKEDFIYDKCEDKYTCLQGETLRPAARTQIKSKYSKREITTYRTERGTCTACPLREKCTTNLKLGRAITRDGYEDYRERMRAKISTSEGRAIYGKRKCLVEPVFGQIKTRNGFGQFLLRGLEKVRLEWKIVATAHNLLKITAAIMRKERMIPALG